DNA sequence from the Pedobacter schmidteae genome:
CCAATATCAGTACAATATTTGACACAGGAAACAGAAGTCCGGTTGGTGGGATCAATCCCCTTTCATTGCTCCCATGGTACATCTTAAACAACGACGATGGAACCCCTAAAAAAATACTAGGTACAGATCCATTGAACAATATCTCACAAAATCCCCTGTACGATTTACCTTATAACAGTAACATTACCAAAACGCAAACCGTACTGGGTGTATTTTCAGCAAAGTATAAATTATTCGATTGGCTAACCTTATCGTCTAACAACTCTTATAATACCAGCTTTATTGACAATCAATCTTACGAAGACCGCTTATCCATAACCGGCACCGGCGATAAAGGAAGGCTTTTACAACGTAAAACTAATTACTACTCTTTCATGACCTCCAACCTGGCCACTGCCCGTAAACAATTTGGTTTACATACTGTGGGTGGCTTAGGAGGCTTTGAATACAATAAAAATGGCTCTGAATTTAATGCCATTGCCGTGAAAAACATGCCTACAGGTGTTAAAGTACCTTCTGCAGCAGCAGAAGTATGGAATACCCTCAGCGGAAAATCCTTCGCGGGAGAAAAATATGTAAGAGCCTCCTACTCACTATTTTCTGAAGGCAATTACAACTACGACGAACGTTATTTCGCCAATGCATCTTACAGGATGGACTACTCTACCAATTTTGGTATAGAAAAAAGGGCAGGTCATTTTTATTCTGTAAGTGGTGCATGGCTGGCCAGCAATGAGCAATTCCTGAAAGGCAATAAATACCTCACCAATCTAAAAATCAGGGGCAGTTACGGAACAAGTGGAAAAGTAGCGGGAGAAGACTTCCTGACTGAGAGTTTCTACAATTTCAATTATCAGTATGGAGGCGATCCTGCAGGTATCATCAACCAATTGGGCAACAGGCAAATTACCTGGGAACGTGCCTATGTAAGGAACTTGGGTATTGACCTGGGCTTGTTTAACAGAGTTACCATATCAGCAGATTTCTATAGAAAAAACAATACAGACTTGCTTCAAAGAGTGGCAACCCCTTCCGTACTGGGCGTACCCAGCCAATACCAAAATATCGGTGCTATGGTTAACAAAGGTGTAGAACTGGTCCTTTCCAGCAGAAACCTTACCGGCAAATTCACCTGGGAAACTGGTTTCAATCTTACATTCAATAAAAATAAGATCACCAAACTGTACGACGGCAAACTTCAAAATGGATATTTTGCACTTCTTAAAGAAGGAGATGACATCAATACCGTACGTGCCGTGAAATGGATGGGTGTAAACAGTGAAACGGGTGCACCTCAATTTGAACGTTTGGAACTCGATCCAACTACAAACACCTACACCAGCAAAATCGTAAATACTTATGATGATGTATTTAAGGGTTTAACCGGAGATGCTGCAGCAGCACAATACCAGTTGGTAGGCATGGGCACTCCTAAATACTATGGTGGTATCCTGAATACTTTTGGCTACAAAGGCTTTGAATTGTCTGTACTATTGAATTTCGCTGCAGATTACCTGGTATACAACAATTCGAGAAGCAGCTATTTTTCTTCCGAAGGCAACAATGTGCTGAAAAATAACCAGGTCAAACCAAGAAACGGACAATCGATCTGGGAAAAACCAGGTGATAAGGCCACAGAACCGATGATTTACCGTAGCCGCACCGATGGTGCTGATCAGCAGTTTATCTCCAGATTCTGGGAAGATGCCAGTCACATCAGGGTGCGCAATGCGAGGTTAAGCTATGCCTTACCAACCAAACTCATCAGCAGGGCTAAGTTAACCCGTGCAAATATTTACCTGAGTGGTGATAACCTGTTTGTCTTTACCAAAAAAACCTTCTACGGATCTGATCCTGAAGGTAACCTGGCCGGCGACACCAACAATTATGGAGTAAGTGCAGGTTATGGGGCCAGCCGCAAGTATCTATTGGGCGTACAATTAACATTTTAATGAAGCAGACAATGAAAAAGTACATACTATACATATATATATGTTTTGCAGCATTTACATTATCTGGCTGCAAAAAAGCAATTGACGAAAACATAAGGCCTTTCAATGACAAGTCAGATAAGGAACTCCTGGCAACACTTGATGGGTTAGCACTTGCTACAAATGGCAATTATGCCTTAATGGTTACCAAATCAGCTGGTGATAGTCAATATTCCATGAACTGGTTTAATTTAAGTGAGCTTAAAGGCAATAACCTTCGCCCAGTGGTAGAAGCTTTCCCACAAACCAGAAGCGATGCTTATATTTTTAAAAATTCGCCTACTCAGGGCCCAACAGCCTCATTCTGGAGAATGTCTTATCGCCTTATATTTGGTGTGAATAAAATTATTGATGCCATCAATGATGGACAGGGCGCAGCTTATGACCAGCTTAAAGGTGAAAATTATTTCCTGAGAGCATTGGCTTATTTCAACCTGGTAAGGGTTTACGGCCGACCTTATTATGACAATAGTGCTTCCAACCTTGCGGTACCACTATCGCTAAGCTCAATGGTAGATAAGGATTATCAGCCAAAACGCAATACCGTTAAAGAAGTGTATACCCAGATCATCTCCGATCTGGAAAAAGCTGCCGCATTAATGAACCAGCCGCGTGCTGGCAATCCGAACAACTATGCCTGCAAGGAAGCTGCCTGGGCGTTATTGTCTCGTGTGTATTTGTACATGGGCGGCACACCAACCGCTCCACAAAACGAGTACAATACCAAAGCTGTTGAATATGCAGATAAAGTGATCGGCGCCAATAAATATACTTTATTGCAAGGTACAGCCTATAGCAGTTCATTCGCTATCGATGGAAAAACCAATAAAGAATACATATTTGCTTTCAGACATGATGATGCCAACGGCAATAACATCAATGAATTTTTAACCGCCCGCGATGTATTTGGTACTACCTGGCAGGGAGAGTATGCAGCATCGCCGGATTATATGGCTATTTTAAACCAAAATCCTACAGATCTGAGGTTAAAATTCATTACTATTGAAAACGACAAGCGGATTACCCTTGTGGATAAAAGCCGAAATTCAGTAAACAAATTCAATTTTCAGCAAATTGCACCTCCGGGAGGGTTTGACTTCAGTGCGCACAGCAGAAGTGCTACACCTTACCTACGTTTAGCAGAAATGTACCTGAACAAAGCCGAAGCACTTGCAAAATCCGGGGACAATACCAATGCCTTGATTGCATTAAACCTGGTTAGGACAAGAGCCCTGGCACCAGCCTGGACAACCTTGACCCTAACTGCAGCTAACATGACCGTTTTCCAGGCAGTATTAAACGAACGCAGATTGGAACTGGCATGGGAAGGTCATTCGTCTTATGACAATTTCAGGAATGGTTTACCAATGGTGAGGAATTATACCGACTATTCAACCAATACTCCTTTAACCGTACAGGCTAATGAAAAAATTGTGATTTATCCTTTGCCTCCGGGAGAAATATTGTTGAACCCTAACCTGGATCAAAACCCATTATAAAAATATAAGTCCCGGATCGCCTGCCGGTCCGGGCTTACGCTAAATTCCGCTCCAATTAGCAAACCTATAACACTAACAACGAAATGAAAAAACTATTCACCGGAATTGCCTGCATCCTTGCCCTGTCGGCATCTGCTCAGAACCGCGAAATCACCTTTAAAGAAGGAGATTGGAAAACACAGCTGGCCGCAGCCAAAAAAGAGAACAAGATCATCTTCTTCGACGCCTACACCTCCTGGTGTGGTCCTTGTAAAATGATGGCTAAAGATGTGTTTACCAAAAACGACGTCGCCGACCTGTTCAACGGCACCTTCTATAACGTAAAATACGATATGGAAAAGGGAGAAGGCCCGGCATTAAAAGACAAGTATGGTGTAAGTGCCTATCCTACGTACCTGTTCATCAACGGTGACGGTGAAGTGGTACATAAAATAGTAGGCGGCATGTCGGATAAAGAATTTATCGCAGAATCTTCAAAAGCATTGAAACCAGAAAGTACCGCATTCGGATTGGCAAAGAAATTCAACTCTGGTGATCATTCAGAAGCTACCGCAATTGCTTATCTGCAAGCACTGGAAGTTGCTTATGAAGCTGACAAAATGGGTAGTGTAGCAAAAACCTATTTTGATGGTCTGCCTAAAACCTCACTACTGGAAGCCCACAACTGGGAACTGGTTCAAAAGTACCTGAACAACCCATCATCCCAGGCCTTTGCCTATTTGTATGCCAATAAAGCAGAGCTGGAAAAAAAATACGAAGCAAGTAAGGTAAACCAGTATTTTGACATGACCTTCATGAGATCGGTTTATGCTGTAAAAAGAAACTACGAGAAAAAAGACGATCTGAAAGCAGCTAAAGAAATAACTGGCGCTATCAGAAAACTTCAGGCAGCTAATCCATCAAACGGGTCGGCCGCTTTATTGGCACAACTAGACCTCATCGAATTTGCCGCTGCAAAACAATGGGATAAATTTACAGCTAAAGTTGATGCCATCCTGGCCGATGCGAACTTCCCGCGCAGAAACGATTTTGTAATTACCGCAGCCAACGATGTAGTTACGGCGGCACCTGCAAATTATTACGCTACAGCAGAAAAATGGGCCAATGAGTTGCAAAAAACAGCAAATGATTTCAGCAATATCCAACTCACCGACCTCAGGAAACGCATCCTGAAAAAACAGGGTAAAACTGCTGAGGCTGAAGCCATGGCGGCCAAAGCAATGGAACTCAGAAAAGAGGCAGGCAAAAAAGGCCAGATGACCCCTCCTATCATGAACAACTAAGAATTAACTTAAATATATATAACACTAAAACAATGATTAAAAAATGTTTAACACTGGCTGTTGCAGCCCTGTTAATGGTAAGCAGCAGCTTTGCCCAAAAAGGAAAAACAGTGACGTTTACCGGTCACGTAAAGTTTCCTGACACAGAAAACAAATACCCTATTTACCTGGGTAAATATGAAGGAGAAGGATTCAAAAGGGCGTTTAAAGCACTGGACAGTACTAAGCTGGATGCCAATAACAATTTCTCATTTAAGGTTCCTGCAGATAACCCTGATTTTTACCAGGTAAGAGTTTATTATTTTGACCGCATCGATTTCTGGGCCAATAAAGACAACATCCATGTGAATGTAAGGGGTATTGATACTGCCAAAATGAAGATTAAAAACCCTCCATATATTTATATGGAAAACACATCTGCTGAAAACGATGTCATCAACGATGTAAACCTGGTATCTTATCTTGATTACCAGCAAATGATTGCGGTAGGTCAGGAGCAATACAGGGCTGGGCTGGCAAAAGAGCCTAAATGGATAGAGTACATGAAAGATGGTTACGACCGTATTTCCAAAGACCGGGACTTCCGGATGAGATACCTGGTCAATAAATACAAAGACCAGCCTAGTGTACTGTATGCACTGAATTCTTTAAGTATGAAACGTGATCAGGAACTGATCATGTCTACACTTGACAACCTGACCAAAAAATTCCCTAATCTGAAACAGGCGAAGGAAAGAAAAAAAGAAATCCTGGACGGCATTGCACAGGCAGCCAAGCTCGCTGAAGGACAAAAAACACCTGATTTTGCTTTTCCTGATGTAAATGGTAAAAAATGGGGGCCTAAAGATTTCAGGGGCAAATACCTGATCATCGATTTCTGGGCATCATGGTGCGGTCCCTGCCGTCAGGAAATTCCTCACATAAAAGAAGTTTACAAAAAATATAAAGATAAAGGTCTGGAGATCCTTTCTGTATCTGTAGATGCAAAACCGGAAGCATGGAAAAAAGCGATGGATGAAGAGCGTATGGCCTGGCCACAGGTTAATGCTGTAGAGTCTAAACCGGTAATGGCTTCTTATATGTTCAGCGGTATCCCTTATCTGGTTGTGGTAGACAAAGAAGGAAAAATTGTAGAGAAAAATGTTCGTGGTGAATCTTTAGATAAAGCCATGGAAAAAATATTTGGAAAATAATCCTACATCAAATGAAGAAGATCATATTATCATTATTGCTTTTAACGGGCGTTTCGGCCTACAAGGCCAATGCACAAATGGAGGCTGCAAAAAAGCTTAAATGGGATGTTGAAAAAGGTGCAGACATCAATATGGAACTGGATGCAGTCTGGGGCGTTTTTCAAAATAATGATTTATTGAAAAAAGCATCGAATGGGTATGTAAGCGCCATAGAAGTTATAGATGCAACTATGCCGATATCCAGAAAGATTGTCTTTTCAAATGGAGGCGACCGTTTAGAGAGCATTACCCAGAATGAGGCGCACAATAAGCTGATTGCGATAAGTTTTGACGACACCAAACTGCCTAAAGGAATTAAAGCGGCACAATATGCCATTTTCTTTAAAGCCAATGGCAGCAAAACCAACGTCATGTGGAGAGCGCTGGTTACTGGCGATACCGATGCAAAGGAAGCTTTAGTAAAGCAGTTGAATGCTGAATTTGACAGCTATGCTACGGGCCTGGATAAGATGACCAAAACATCCATTCCAGCAGTGAAGATGAATTAAAAAAAGTGTTTTTTTCAGAGCAGGGCGGTTAAACATAGGGTTTTAACCGCCCTGTTTTATTAGAACTCAACCCTTCACATTTTGTTTTTATTGATAAGTTATATTACCTTTCCTATATATATGGATTTAACTGTTTAAATACTTTGCTAAATAAGGAAAAAGATGCACTTAACAGTCTGCTGGGTAGGATTGTAACGGGTGATGAAAATGCTTTCCGACAGCTTTTTGATACTTATTCTGGTAAAGTATATGCTTTTGCACTTAAATTAACGCATTCAGAAACACTGGCAGAAGAAATTGTACAGGATATATTCTTAAAGGTTTGGCTCAACAGACAGGCACTAAGTACCATAGTTTACTTTCCTTCCTATTTGTATTCACTCACAAAAAATCACGCCTTTAATGTGCTAAAACGTTTAACACTAGAAGCCAATATCAAAGCCGCAATCAGTTTGGAGTTGTCAGAAATTCAGCATGAAACCGAAGACCGCATCGTTTTTAATGAATACCAACGTATTTTAAACGAAGCCATTGAGAAGCTTCCGGCTCAGCAGCGTAAAGTTTATACGCTTTGCCAGCAGGAAGGAATGACTTATGAGGAGGCTGCAGCATTACTCAATTTGTCGCGCTTAACCGTAAAAACACATATGCAGCTGGCCTTGCGTTTTATCCGTGGCTATTTTAACAGCAATTTAAATGTCTGGGTTTTATCACTGTTGTTGCTTTCCAATAAAATCAACCTCAATACGCCACATTCAGACATAGGCGCTCCTTTACTTATACAACATCCAATAAATCTATTCCATCAACAGAACAAAAGGTAAGTAATTGTCAGGCTTACATTAATTTTATTTTCGTCCCGATTACTCCTCTCAAGCTTACCAGTTGTCATAATATTAGAACCAATCAATAATATTAATGGACAATTTCCGATTTGTTTATTTGTTTCAACAGTATGTAAATAAAGCATGCTCTGAAGAAGAACTTCAGGAGTTCCAGGCTTTGACCAACAAATCAGTTCACGATAAGCAGTTACTTGCCCTCATAGATGAACTTTGGGACAAAACACCCCTTAATAAAGAACTGGATGCCGACAGGAAGGAGCTCATTTTAAACAAAATCTTTACAACTGATCAACAGGTGATCCGGCTACAGAAGCGCCCGTTCTGGAAAGGCTATAAAATTGCAGCATCACTGGCTGCGGCCATAGCACTTTGGGGCATTTTACATTATGCAATTTCCAGACAGGTAACCCATAAAAAAACAGAGGCATTTATTACAAAAAACGATATAGCTCCGGGCGCCAACAAAGCCCTGCTAACCTTTGGCGATGGTAAAACCATAACACTTAATGATACCAAAACAGCGCTTGTTATTGGAAAAGTT
Encoded proteins:
- a CDS encoding SusC/RagA family TonB-linked outer membrane protein, translated to MNKFLDALRVMKLIICLLIISLQASAVAFSQRVSLSEKNASIESIIKKIEQQSGYSFFYKIDLLRNNASKINLSLKNATVDQALQQTLSNQPLTFVIVNNTVIIKEKPSIGDRNNSPEAKKPVRGRVTDGKGPIPGVSVRIDGTNLTAITDANGYFTLNLAPGSYRIVFSYVGYESKRIEKVVTEGDNSEINVVLNVAIAQLQEAVVMGYSTKKASEVTGSLQTFTAKQLEGVTTNNLISLLKGKVAGMYITEPSGDPNNKASFVVRGQGTLPINGGTTTLRVTNNLNPLIVVDGIIYPDVAYPSDIVSSTDIESITLLKDAASTAIYGSRASQGVLVITTKKGVAGNMKLDINSTFGVSKRYMGKIEFMNSQELYEHQRKMLLNSFAIRNEGLSQEAYLTKYLPPTSVLSNYTNWNDEIYRDAMVKTVDVGLSGGTEKTRYYFGANRYDEQGPLKGNDLLRNSFKLNLDHNITSKLSLNANISTIFDTGNRSPVGGINPLSLLPWYILNNDDGTPKKILGTDPLNNISQNPLYDLPYNSNITKTQTVLGVFSAKYKLFDWLTLSSNNSYNTSFIDNQSYEDRLSITGTGDKGRLLQRKTNYYSFMTSNLATARKQFGLHTVGGLGGFEYNKNGSEFNAIAVKNMPTGVKVPSAAAEVWNTLSGKSFAGEKYVRASYSLFSEGNYNYDERYFANASYRMDYSTNFGIEKRAGHFYSVSGAWLASNEQFLKGNKYLTNLKIRGSYGTSGKVAGEDFLTESFYNFNYQYGGDPAGIINQLGNRQITWERAYVRNLGIDLGLFNRVTISADFYRKNNTDLLQRVATPSVLGVPSQYQNIGAMVNKGVELVLSSRNLTGKFTWETGFNLTFNKNKITKLYDGKLQNGYFALLKEGDDINTVRAVKWMGVNSETGAPQFERLELDPTTNTYTSKIVNTYDDVFKGLTGDAAAAQYQLVGMGTPKYYGGILNTFGYKGFELSVLLNFAADYLVYNNSRSSYFSSEGNNVLKNNQVKPRNGQSIWEKPGDKATEPMIYRSRTDGADQQFISRFWEDASHIRVRNARLSYALPTKLISRAKLTRANIYLSGDNLFVFTKKTFYGSDPEGNLAGDTNNYGVSAGYGASRKYLLGVQLTF
- a CDS encoding RagB/SusD family nutrient uptake outer membrane protein; the protein is MKKYILYIYICFAAFTLSGCKKAIDENIRPFNDKSDKELLATLDGLALATNGNYALMVTKSAGDSQYSMNWFNLSELKGNNLRPVVEAFPQTRSDAYIFKNSPTQGPTASFWRMSYRLIFGVNKIIDAINDGQGAAYDQLKGENYFLRALAYFNLVRVYGRPYYDNSASNLAVPLSLSSMVDKDYQPKRNTVKEVYTQIISDLEKAAALMNQPRAGNPNNYACKEAAWALLSRVYLYMGGTPTAPQNEYNTKAVEYADKVIGANKYTLLQGTAYSSSFAIDGKTNKEYIFAFRHDDANGNNINEFLTARDVFGTTWQGEYAASPDYMAILNQNPTDLRLKFITIENDKRITLVDKSRNSVNKFNFQQIAPPGGFDFSAHSRSATPYLRLAEMYLNKAEALAKSGDNTNALIALNLVRTRALAPAWTTLTLTAANMTVFQAVLNERRLELAWEGHSSYDNFRNGLPMVRNYTDYSTNTPLTVQANEKIVIYPLPPGEILLNPNLDQNPL
- a CDS encoding thioredoxin fold domain-containing protein, whose product is MKKLFTGIACILALSASAQNREITFKEGDWKTQLAAAKKENKIIFFDAYTSWCGPCKMMAKDVFTKNDVADLFNGTFYNVKYDMEKGEGPALKDKYGVSAYPTYLFINGDGEVVHKIVGGMSDKEFIAESSKALKPESTAFGLAKKFNSGDHSEATAIAYLQALEVAYEADKMGSVAKTYFDGLPKTSLLEAHNWELVQKYLNNPSSQAFAYLYANKAELEKKYEASKVNQYFDMTFMRSVYAVKRNYEKKDDLKAAKEITGAIRKLQAANPSNGSAALLAQLDLIEFAAAKQWDKFTAKVDAILADANFPRRNDFVITAANDVVTAAPANYYATAEKWANELQKTANDFSNIQLTDLRKRILKKQGKTAEAEAMAAKAMELRKEAGKKGQMTPPIMNN
- a CDS encoding TlpA disulfide reductase family protein; the encoded protein is MIKKCLTLAVAALLMVSSSFAQKGKTVTFTGHVKFPDTENKYPIYLGKYEGEGFKRAFKALDSTKLDANNNFSFKVPADNPDFYQVRVYYFDRIDFWANKDNIHVNVRGIDTAKMKIKNPPYIYMENTSAENDVINDVNLVSYLDYQQMIAVGQEQYRAGLAKEPKWIEYMKDGYDRISKDRDFRMRYLVNKYKDQPSVLYALNSLSMKRDQELIMSTLDNLTKKFPNLKQAKERKKEILDGIAQAAKLAEGQKTPDFAFPDVNGKKWGPKDFRGKYLIIDFWASWCGPCRQEIPHIKEVYKKYKDKGLEILSVSVDAKPEAWKKAMDEERMAWPQVNAVESKPVMASYMFSGIPYLVVVDKEGKIVEKNVRGESLDKAMEKIFGK
- a CDS encoding RNA polymerase sigma-70 factor encodes the protein MLNKEKDALNSLLGRIVTGDENAFRQLFDTYSGKVYAFALKLTHSETLAEEIVQDIFLKVWLNRQALSTIVYFPSYLYSLTKNHAFNVLKRLTLEANIKAAISLELSEIQHETEDRIVFNEYQRILNEAIEKLPAQQRKVYTLCQQEGMTYEEAAALLNLSRLTVKTHMQLALRFIRGYFNSNLNVWVLSLLLLSNKINLNTPHSDIGAPLLIQHPINLFHQQNKR